Proteins from a genomic interval of Verrucomicrobiota bacterium:
- a CDS encoding Gfo/Idh/MocA family oxidoreductase: MINRSWTISRRSFAKAFAATAAATGLPLWFLERDQAEAAEPPKTTSPNDRPGIAVVGCGGRGTGVARDSMRFGNILAVCDADQAHAEAGVKAFTKDGKKPQIYSDFRKILERDDIHIVVNGTPDHWHTLNNLAAVKAKKDVYSEKPLTLTVDEGKRLVQAVRANKAVLQTGTQQRSDKNFRLACELVRNKRIGKLEKIVVWLPAGLHGGPFKPVPVPANLNWDYWLGQAPQVEYMKERCHRDFRFWLEYSGGTITDWGAHHNDIAFWATGLKGPDSVEGKVLVPPVPGGFTAFSEYEVQFTYSSGVKHYLKTTKDDSIFGGVINKEGQRNGIRFEGSDGWIWVRRGAIECSNEELLSTPLPASAERLYVSTDHMGNFFDCVRSRKDPICDVETGHRSASECHLAVISLRLGRKLQWDVEREEFTGDGAKDANAWVAREQRKPYDYSWAS, translated from the coding sequence ATGATTAACAGATCCTGGACTATTTCGCGCCGCTCATTCGCCAAAGCGTTTGCGGCGACTGCCGCTGCCACCGGATTGCCCCTCTGGTTCCTGGAGCGCGATCAGGCCGAGGCCGCTGAACCACCCAAGACCACCAGCCCCAATGACCGCCCCGGCATTGCCGTCGTCGGCTGCGGCGGGCGCGGCACTGGCGTTGCCAGGGATTCCATGCGTTTCGGGAACATCCTCGCCGTGTGCGATGCGGACCAGGCGCACGCCGAAGCGGGCGTCAAGGCGTTCACCAAGGATGGCAAGAAGCCGCAGATCTATTCGGACTTCCGCAAAATTCTGGAGCGCGATGATATTCACATCGTCGTTAACGGCACGCCGGATCATTGGCACACCTTAAACAATCTCGCCGCCGTCAAGGCCAAGAAAGATGTCTATTCCGAGAAACCGTTGACCCTCACGGTGGATGAAGGCAAGCGGTTGGTGCAAGCGGTGCGCGCCAATAAGGCAGTGCTGCAAACCGGCACGCAGCAACGGAGCGATAAGAATTTCCGGCTGGCCTGCGAACTGGTGCGCAATAAGCGCATCGGCAAGCTCGAGAAGATCGTGGTCTGGCTCCCGGCCGGTTTGCACGGCGGTCCCTTTAAGCCCGTGCCCGTCCCTGCCAATCTGAATTGGGATTACTGGCTCGGCCAGGCGCCCCAGGTGGAATACATGAAGGAGCGTTGTCACCGCGACTTCCGCTTCTGGCTCGAATATTCCGGCGGCACCATTACTGACTGGGGCGCGCATCATAACGACATCGCCTTCTGGGCCACCGGACTCAAAGGCCCGGACAGCGTGGAAGGCAAAGTCCTCGTGCCACCCGTCCCGGGCGGTTTTACCGCGTTCAGCGAATACGAAGTGCAGTTTACCTATTCGAGCGGCGTGAAGCATTACCTCAAGACCACCAAGGACGATTCCATCTTTGGTGGCGTCATTAACAAGGAAGGCCAGCGCAACGGGATCCGGTTCGAGGGCAGCGACGGCTGGATCTGGGTGCGGCGCGGCGCGATCGAATGCAGCAACGAGGAATTGTTGAGTACGCCGTTGCCAGCGTCTGCCGAGCGGCTGTACGTCAGCACGGATCACATGGGGAATTTCTTCGACTGTGTGCGTTCGCGCAAAGACCCGATCTGCGATGTGGAGACCGGGCATCGTTCCGCCTCGGAATGCCATCTGGCAGTGATTTCGCTTCGGCTGGGCCGCAAGCTGCAATGGGACGTCGAGCGGGAAGAGTTTACGGGCGACGGTGCCAAGGACGCCAACGCCTGGGTGGCGCGCGAACAACGCAAACCGTACGACTATTCCTGGGCGAGCTGA
- a CDS encoding FAD-linked oxidase C-terminal domain-containing protein: MLTCQQQTRLAAVDCLVDHGHLTRLLYSTDASIYQIEPSAVAFPRTVQQAAAVIQAAAELNLPVTPRGAGSGLTGGAVGDGLIVDFARFNRHITQLDLEARTVRVGAGVVLDQLNEFLRPHGYRFGPDVATSSRATLGGMIANNSSGSHVPMYGVTADHVTALECVMADGRVVEIGTAADSLKDKREMVETLATNHANEILTRMPPGILKRWTAYGLDRVQRHLGHPLVQVLAGSEGTLAGVWSAQLRIVPLPRAKGIGILFFDSVTEAMQATVDLLDLKPAAIEHVDHVLFDQTRGQLAFKAARDLLELDKKPCAAFLIVEFFEDVAERLAILEQRRIGKRRLILTAPGPMALVWNLRKSGLNLVTSCAGNAKPTTCIEDTAVRPAQLPEYVAALQGILKRLGLTASFYGHAATGLLHVRPVLDLHRAEDVTKLRQVADEVAALVRQFKGSLAAEHGVGIARTAYLPEQVGEPLLAAMRQIKDTFDPRHLFNPGKVIADGRYRMDTFLRPLAAHPDALPFAPRLAFARRDGSFIANLEQCNGCGGCTKQTPVMCPTFIATGDELMSTRGRANVIRAWLEGRTDGLNSPELDAALSNCLACKACATECPSNVNLPLLKAELAQARHAQHGTPLAAAVFSHVDWLGQIASREPTLANAALGSKLLQPLMHRLLGLAPQRPLPPYAAERFDWWFARRPIPRLGARGKVILWDDTFARYHDPHIARAAVTVLEAAGHEVLLLKDRACCGRPAFSQGDLKRARELGRHNLALLAAIPAGIPVLFLEPSCWSMFAEDYRELKLPGADAVAPRCLLFEQFLDALLQQTPDALTFTPATAPRPIAIHAHCHAKALTQPAYMQRLAQRIPGSQVTLLDSGCCGMAGAFGMMADKYELSVNVAEPLLNLVNKLSPETILVASGTSCRHQLEHLAGRKALHLAELLAQAL, from the coding sequence ATGTTGACCTGTCAACAACAGACCCGGCTGGCGGCGGTGGATTGCCTGGTGGATCATGGCCATCTCACCCGCCTGCTGTATTCCACGGACGCCTCGATTTACCAAATCGAGCCGTCCGCCGTCGCCTTTCCGCGCACCGTCCAGCAGGCCGCCGCCGTCATTCAAGCCGCCGCCGAACTGAACCTGCCCGTCACCCCACGGGGCGCGGGCTCAGGGCTCACCGGCGGCGCGGTGGGGGATGGCCTGATCGTGGATTTCGCCCGCTTCAACCGCCACATCACGCAGCTTGATCTGGAGGCGCGCACCGTGCGCGTCGGGGCCGGGGTGGTGCTGGATCAACTGAACGAGTTCCTTCGCCCGCACGGCTACCGCTTCGGGCCGGACGTCGCGACCAGTTCCCGCGCGACGCTGGGCGGGATGATCGCCAACAACTCCTCCGGCTCGCACGTGCCCATGTACGGCGTCACCGCCGATCATGTGACCGCGTTGGAATGCGTCATGGCCGATGGGCGCGTGGTGGAAATCGGCACGGCCGCAGATTCTTTAAAGGACAAGCGAGAAATGGTCGAGACGTTGGCCACCAATCACGCCAATGAAATCCTCACCCGCATGCCGCCGGGCATTCTCAAGCGCTGGACCGCCTACGGCCTGGACCGCGTGCAGCGCCACCTCGGTCATCCGCTGGTGCAAGTACTGGCGGGCAGCGAAGGCACACTCGCGGGCGTGTGGTCCGCCCAACTGCGCATCGTCCCCCTGCCCCGCGCCAAAGGCATCGGCATCCTGTTCTTTGATTCCGTCACCGAAGCCATGCAAGCCACCGTGGACCTGCTGGATTTAAAGCCCGCCGCCATCGAGCACGTGGACCACGTGCTGTTTGATCAGACGCGCGGCCAGCTTGCCTTCAAGGCCGCCCGTGATTTGCTCGAACTGGATAAAAAACCGTGCGCCGCCTTCCTGATTGTGGAGTTCTTTGAAGACGTGGCCGAGCGGCTCGCCATCCTGGAACAGCGCCGCATTGGCAAGCGCCGGTTGATCCTCACCGCCCCCGGTCCGATGGCGCTGGTGTGGAACCTGCGCAAGTCGGGCCTCAACCTCGTCACCAGTTGCGCCGGCAACGCCAAACCCACGACCTGCATTGAGGACACCGCCGTCCGCCCCGCGCAATTGCCGGAATACGTCGCCGCGCTGCAAGGCATCTTGAAACGCCTCGGGCTCACCGCCAGCTTCTACGGCCACGCCGCCACCGGGCTGCTGCACGTGCGGCCCGTGCTGGATTTGCACCGCGCCGAAGATGTCACCAAGTTGCGGCAGGTGGCGGATGAAGTCGCCGCCCTGGTGCGGCAATTCAAAGGCTCGCTGGCCGCCGAACACGGCGTGGGCATCGCCCGCACCGCCTACCTGCCGGAACAAGTGGGCGAGCCGTTGCTGGCCGCCATGCGCCAGATCAAGGACACCTTCGATCCGCGCCATCTCTTCAACCCCGGCAAAGTCATCGCCGACGGCCGTTACCGCATGGATACCTTCCTGCGCCCGCTGGCCGCGCATCCGGACGCCCTGCCCTTTGCGCCCCGCCTCGCGTTCGCCCGGCGCGACGGCTCCTTCATCGCGAACCTGGAGCAATGCAACGGCTGTGGCGGCTGCACCAAGCAAACCCCGGTCATGTGCCCGACGTTCATCGCCACCGGCGACGAACTCATGTCCACGCGCGGGCGCGCCAACGTCATCCGCGCCTGGCTGGAAGGCCGCACGGACGGGCTGAACTCCCCAGAGCTGGACGCCGCGCTGAGCAACTGCCTCGCGTGCAAAGCCTGCGCCACCGAATGCCCCTCCAACGTCAATCTGCCCCTGCTCAAAGCCGAACTCGCGCAGGCCCGGCACGCGCAACACGGCACCCCGCTGGCCGCCGCTGTATTCAGCCACGTGGATTGGCTCGGGCAAATCGCCAGCCGCGAGCCGACCCTTGCCAATGCCGCCTTGGGATCAAAACTCCTCCAGCCGCTCATGCATCGCCTGCTGGGGCTCGCGCCGCAACGCCCCTTGCCGCCGTACGCCGCCGAGCGCTTCGACTGGTGGTTTGCCCGGCGGCCCATCCCGCGCCTGGGCGCTCGCGGCAAAGTCATCCTGTGGGACGACACCTTTGCCCGCTACCACGATCCCCACATTGCCCGCGCCGCCGTCACCGTGCTGGAAGCCGCCGGTCATGAAGTCCTGCTGCTGAAAGACCGCGCCTGCTGCGGACGCCCCGCCTTCAGCCAGGGAGATTTAAAACGCGCCCGCGAACTGGGCCGTCACAACCTGGCCTTGCTGGCGGCCATTCCGGCGGGCATTCCCGTGCTGTTCCTCGAACCATCCTGCTGGTCCATGTTCGCCGAAGATTACCGCGAACTCAAATTGCCCGGCGCGGACGCCGTTGCCCCCCGCTGCCTGCTCTTTGAACAATTCCTGGATGCGCTGCTGCAACAAACGCCCGATGCGCTGACCTTCACCCCGGCGACCGCCCCGCGCCCCATCGCCATCCACGCCCATTGCCACGCCAAAGCCCTGACCCAGCCCGCCTACATGCAACGCCTCGCCCAACGCATTCCCGGCAGCCAAGTGACGCTGCTCGATTCCGGCTGCTGCGGCATGGCAGGCGCCTTTGGCATGATGGCCGACAAATACGAACTCTCCGTGAACGTGGCCGAACCGCTGCTGAATCTGGTGAACAAACTTTCCCCCGAAACCATCCTCGTCGCCTCCGGCACCAGTTGCCGCCACCAATTGGAACACCTCGCCGGACGCAAAGCCCTGCACCTGGCCGAACTCCTCGCCCAGGCGCTATAG
- a CDS encoding adenylate/guanylate cyclase domain-containing protein: MEEEFDSTTMWEMRLFLEEICCNLCRFQHVDELQIAPVDITIHQEAYLALPGAYADISVQVPGAAPYFVEVKYGYPASNIISHVARKYGSNAPRLVGASKLVLVVPTSEYPDWPDIQRQIESRLQKGLKLEIWDEPFLFSLIRKRFNLEIDAFSEGNMVQLKAALDHSKGHWAFGDSWKATPLQSALLWSFGFWKLKQFRELNHLTPESILPPGMYKGAVAVLADLCSFSSYVRDTRNDAVIRQCLTSFYSKARYEILNSGGMIYQFVGDEVIGLYGIPRHTEGYQQSALECAKALVDLGNSISHQWQRQIDRIQTSQGVHIGVAMGDIQVVSLQPFGRAHIGAVSDAINMANRLLAKAGSSEIVVSNTFIRGLDEKSQTQFREIDPVDARNLGTIRAWKTGPINAPDKE, from the coding sequence ATGGAAGAAGAATTCGACTCGACCACCATGTGGGAAATGCGGCTGTTCCTTGAGGAAATCTGCTGCAACCTGTGCCGCTTCCAGCATGTGGATGAACTGCAAATTGCCCCGGTGGATATCACAATCCATCAAGAAGCGTATCTGGCTCTTCCGGGCGCATATGCCGATATCAGCGTACAGGTTCCCGGTGCCGCTCCGTATTTTGTCGAGGTGAAGTATGGTTATCCCGCCAGCAATATCATCAGCCATGTAGCGCGCAAATATGGTTCCAACGCCCCCCGACTGGTGGGCGCATCCAAGCTGGTGCTCGTGGTGCCGACCAGCGAATACCCCGACTGGCCGGATATTCAGCGCCAGATTGAGTCTCGGCTCCAAAAGGGGTTGAAGCTGGAAATCTGGGATGAGCCGTTCCTGTTTTCCCTCATCCGCAAGCGGTTCAACCTGGAGATTGACGCCTTTTCGGAAGGCAATATGGTCCAACTCAAAGCCGCGCTGGATCATTCCAAGGGGCACTGGGCGTTCGGCGATAGCTGGAAGGCCACCCCGCTGCAATCCGCGCTGCTCTGGAGCTTCGGTTTTTGGAAGCTCAAGCAGTTCCGGGAACTGAATCACCTGACGCCGGAATCCATTTTGCCGCCCGGCATGTACAAGGGCGCCGTGGCAGTGCTCGCGGACCTGTGTTCGTTTTCCAGTTACGTGCGCGACACGCGCAATGACGCCGTCATCCGCCAATGCCTGACTTCGTTTTATTCCAAGGCGCGCTACGAAATCCTGAACAGCGGCGGCATGATTTACCAGTTCGTGGGCGACGAGGTGATCGGCCTGTACGGCATTCCCCGCCACACGGAAGGCTACCAGCAATCCGCCCTGGAGTGCGCCAAGGCCCTGGTGGACCTCGGCAATTCCATCTCCCACCAATGGCAGCGCCAGATTGACCGCATCCAGACCTCGCAGGGCGTTCACATCGGCGTCGCAATGGGGGACATTCAGGTGGTTTCCCTTCAGCCGTTCGGCCGGGCGCACATCGGCGCGGTGAGCGACGCCATCAATATGGCCAACCGCTTGCTCGCCAAAGCCGGCTCGAGCGAAATTGTCGTCAGCAACACGTTTATCCGCGGTCTGGATGAAAAATCCCAGACGCAGTTTCGCGAGATCGACCCGGTGGATGCCCGCAACCTCGGCACCATCCGGGCCTGGAAAACGGGGCCGATCAATGCCCCGGACAAGGAATAA
- the glgP gene encoding alpha-glucan family phosphorylase, which produces MSKVPLAAGELTEIIKGLNKMARNIWWTWNQPAQEIFAEFSPRAWQNLYHNPVAVLQEVSDYEARVRLQDPDFYERVKTVLHSFEHYLNDKATWAAQHAPALLENPVAYFSAEFGFHESLPIAAGGLGVLAGDHAKAASDLGLGFIGISLFYREGYFQQSINQDNWQTEYYTLLNPKNLPMEPVLNARGEPLMCSVKIAMSQVVFRAWRINVGRVPVYLLDTNLPENDLHYRDLCLRVYGGDSSTRIMQEILLGVGGVRLLRAMGVQPSVFHMNEGHAAFLTLELMREKLGEGKTLEEAMAATRAECIFTTHTPVEAGHDRFSPDLVNYACNKFMSNLRVSLDELMAFGRVHPENANEPFCMTVLALKCSRAANAVSELHGQVSRKMWNCLWPDRKVEDVPIGYITNGVHLMGWMKGPMRRFWRRKFAASVAASDLAENRPVEGEVTSFWSRKPTLAWEAEVNAPEFWAKMADPAFISDEELWALRYKLRRELIEFARRRLLLQGQRLAQRDFIEFDALLDTDALTIGFARRFATYKRAPLIFQQFEKIVQLSKDKQHPVQFIFAGKAHPRDDEGKKFIQHIIHLSKFSDLKGHLVFIENYDIHVARSMVAGCDVWLNNPRRPLEASGTSGQKAGCHGCLNLSIMDGWWREGYDGTNGFAIGDDTHPDSVEEQDRRDSENLYRVLTTEVVPCFFNRDASGLPRKWIQKIRRAMVTLVPKYTTWRMVQEYTTKFYHQQ; this is translated from the coding sequence ATGAGCAAAGTACCACTGGCAGCAGGAGAGTTGACCGAAATCATCAAAGGTCTGAACAAAATGGCGCGCAATATCTGGTGGACCTGGAACCAGCCGGCGCAGGAAATTTTCGCCGAATTCTCCCCGCGCGCCTGGCAAAATCTCTACCACAACCCGGTGGCGGTGTTGCAGGAGGTCTCGGATTATGAAGCGCGGGTGAGGCTTCAAGACCCGGATTTTTATGAGCGCGTCAAAACCGTGTTGCACAGTTTTGAGCATTACCTGAATGATAAGGCGACTTGGGCCGCCCAACATGCGCCCGCGTTGCTGGAAAATCCGGTGGCGTATTTTTCCGCTGAATTTGGTTTCCATGAATCGCTGCCGATTGCCGCCGGCGGCTTGGGAGTGCTGGCCGGCGATCACGCCAAAGCCGCGAGCGACCTCGGACTTGGGTTTATCGGCATCAGCCTCTTCTATCGCGAGGGCTATTTTCAGCAGAGCATTAACCAGGATAACTGGCAGACGGAATATTATACGCTGCTGAATCCCAAGAATCTGCCGATGGAACCGGTGTTGAATGCGCGCGGTGAACCGCTGATGTGTTCCGTCAAGATTGCCATGAGCCAGGTTGTGTTCCGCGCCTGGCGCATCAACGTCGGGCGCGTGCCGGTGTATCTGCTTGATACCAATCTGCCGGAGAACGATCTGCATTATCGCGATTTGTGCCTGCGCGTGTACGGCGGCGATAGCTCCACCCGCATCATGCAGGAAATCCTGTTGGGGGTGGGTGGCGTGCGCTTGCTGCGCGCGATGGGCGTGCAGCCGTCCGTATTCCACATGAACGAGGGACACGCCGCGTTCCTGACCTTGGAGTTGATGCGGGAAAAATTGGGCGAAGGCAAAACCTTGGAAGAAGCCATGGCCGCCACGCGTGCCGAATGCATCTTTACTACGCACACGCCGGTGGAAGCCGGGCATGATCGTTTCTCGCCGGACTTGGTGAACTATGCCTGCAACAAATTCATGTCCAATCTTCGGGTGTCCCTGGATGAACTGATGGCCTTTGGCCGGGTGCATCCGGAAAATGCGAACGAGCCTTTCTGCATGACGGTTCTGGCGCTCAAATGTTCGCGCGCGGCCAACGCCGTGAGTGAATTGCACGGGCAGGTAAGCCGAAAGATGTGGAACTGTTTGTGGCCTGACCGCAAAGTCGAGGATGTTCCGATTGGATATATCACCAATGGCGTTCACTTGATGGGCTGGATGAAGGGGCCGATGCGTCGGTTCTGGCGGCGCAAATTTGCCGCCAGCGTGGCCGCCAGCGACCTGGCGGAGAACCGCCCGGTCGAGGGTGAAGTCACCAGCTTTTGGAGCCGCAAGCCCACACTGGCTTGGGAGGCCGAGGTGAATGCGCCGGAATTCTGGGCCAAGATGGCCGATCCCGCCTTTATTTCCGATGAAGAATTATGGGCCTTGCGTTATAAGCTGCGCCGGGAATTGATCGAGTTTGCCCGTCGCCGTCTGTTGCTCCAAGGGCAGCGGTTGGCGCAACGTGACTTTATCGAATTTGACGCGCTCTTGGATACCGATGCGCTGACCATTGGATTTGCCCGGCGCTTTGCCACGTATAAGCGCGCGCCGCTCATCTTCCAGCAATTTGAGAAAATTGTGCAGTTGTCCAAGGATAAACAGCACCCGGTGCAGTTCATCTTTGCTGGCAAGGCGCATCCCCGTGATGATGAAGGAAAAAAGTTTATTCAGCACATCATCCATCTGAGCAAGTTCAGCGACTTGAAAGGTCACTTGGTGTTCATCGAAAATTACGACATTCACGTCGCGCGCTCAATGGTCGCCGGCTGCGACGTCTGGCTGAACAACCCGCGCCGTCCGTTGGAAGCCTCAGGCACCAGCGGCCAGAAAGCCGGATGCCATGGCTGCTTGAACCTCAGCATCATGGATGGCTGGTGGCGGGAAGGTTATGACGGCACCAATGGCTTTGCCATTGGCGATGACACGCATCCGGACAGTGTGGAAGAACAAGATCGCCGGGATAGCGAAAATCTGTACCGCGTGTTGACCACGGAAGTGGTTCCCTGCTTCTTTAATCGTGACGCCTCCGGGTTACCGCGCAAGTGGATCCAAAAAATCCGCCGGGCGATGGTGACGTTGGTGCCTAAATACACCACGTGGCGAATGGTGCAGGAATACACCACGAAGTTTTACCACCAGCAGTAA